One genomic window of Streptomonospora nanhaiensis includes the following:
- a CDS encoding NAD(P)/FAD-dependent oxidoreductase has translation MRTVAVVGAGILGASAAWNLARLGARVIVLERASAPAMGTSATSFCRVSPFGHPPGSYFELNRAGLTEHHRLRAEGVPGFHPCATLVWRADPDRLRAEITAARGHGYAVSCPPTAQIAAFSVTPSRRPALVAYLPEEGWADLPVMAQWMLERARRHGADVRFHAVVSGVRLGGDGAVRGVDLESGARVAADVVLNAAGAQGDRVARMAGGPLPLAPTSGLLVELPLRGSIPLMLVTPRVSVRPTGPDSVQAHSDAVDARLETAPLTRLVADLTARAAALVPGLAGARPLAVRVGVRARPADRYSSVGFLATVPGYYEAVTHSGATLGPLLGRLAAEEITRGVRSPLLAPYSPDRFLAASPASR, from the coding sequence ATGCGCACGGTAGCCGTGGTGGGGGCCGGGATCCTCGGCGCGTCGGCCGCCTGGAACCTGGCCCGGCTGGGCGCCCGCGTGATCGTGCTGGAGCGGGCCTCCGCACCGGCCATGGGCACCAGCGCCACCTCGTTCTGCCGCGTCTCGCCGTTCGGCCACCCCCCGGGCTCCTACTTCGAACTGAACCGCGCCGGGCTGACCGAGCACCACCGGCTGCGCGCCGAGGGCGTGCCCGGGTTCCACCCGTGCGCCACGCTGGTGTGGCGGGCCGACCCCGACCGGCTGCGCGCCGAGATCACGGCCGCGCGCGGGCACGGCTACGCGGTGTCCTGCCCGCCCACGGCGCAGATCGCCGCCTTCTCCGTCACCCCGTCGCGGCGCCCGGCGCTGGTGGCCTACCTCCCGGAGGAGGGCTGGGCCGACCTCCCGGTGATGGCGCAGTGGATGCTGGAGCGGGCGCGCCGCCACGGCGCCGACGTCCGCTTCCACGCCGTGGTCTCGGGCGTGCGCCTCGGCGGCGACGGCGCCGTGCGCGGGGTGGACCTGGAATCGGGCGCGCGGGTGGCGGCCGATGTCGTGCTCAACGCCGCCGGCGCCCAGGGCGACCGCGTGGCCCGGATGGCGGGGGGCCCGCTGCCGCTGGCGCCCACCTCCGGGCTGCTGGTGGAACTGCCGCTGCGCGGGTCGATCCCGCTGATGCTGGTGACACCGCGGGTGAGCGTGCGGCCCACCGGCCCCGACTCCGTGCAGGCCCACTCCGACGCGGTCGACGCGCGGCTGGAGACCGCGCCGCTGACCCGCCTGGTGGCCGACCTCACCGCGCGGGCGGCGGCCCTGGTGCCGGGACTGGCCGGCGCCCGGCCGCTGGCGGTGCGGGTGGGCGTGCGCGCCCGCCCGGCCGACCGCTACTCCAGCGTGGGGTTCCTGGCCACCGTGCCCGGCTACTACGAGGCCGTCACCCACAGCGGCGCCACGCTGGGGCCGCTGCTGGGCCGGCTCGCCGCCGAGGAGATCACCCGGGGAGTGCGCTCGCCGCTGCTGGCGCCCTACTCCCCCGACCGCTTCCTGGCCGCCTCGCCGGCCTCGCGCTGA
- a CDS encoding DUF742 domain-containing protein, with protein MTLSRTGQESPERLFTLTAGRVGTAERSLDGATLIVSTGDAAPGTPSEHVRILRLCRVPTPVGELAARLGLPVSVVTALLGDLLATGRVTARRPSPGGCFRSPPRETLEQVLHALQRL; from the coding sequence ATGACGCTGAGCCGCACCGGACAGGAGTCCCCCGAGCGCCTGTTCACGCTCACCGCCGGCCGTGTCGGCACGGCGGAGCGCTCCCTCGACGGCGCCACCCTGATCGTCAGCACCGGGGACGCCGCCCCCGGTACCCCCTCCGAGCACGTCCGCATCCTGCGCCTGTGCCGCGTCCCCACGCCGGTGGGGGAGTTGGCGGCACGGCTGGGCCTGCCGGTGAGCGTGGTCACGGCCCTGCTGGGCGACCTGCTCGCCACCGGCCGGGTCACCGCCCGCCGCCCCTCTCCGGGCGGGTGCTTCCGATCGCCCCCGCGCGAGACCCTGGAGCAGGTGCTGCACGCCCTCCAGCGCCTGTGA
- a CDS encoding carbohydrate-binding protein, translating into MHNAETPRPPRSRHLRRLLAVLGALVLPLAVLTTATTPAHADVPPTPQGWNLVWSDDFTGAAGSLPDSGRWIVDTGTSYPGGPANWGTGEVQTYTSNPQNIGLDGQGNLRITPRRDSSGQWTSARIETRKADFKPADGETLRIEGRIQVPNVTGQAALGYWPAFWALGSPYRGNYWNWPAIGEFDIMENVNGINSVWGVLHCGVNPGGPCNETNGLGASRPCPGSTCQSGFHTYRFEWDREGSSGQLRWYVDGQLYHTVTQSQVGATAWNDMTSHAGYFILLNVAMGGGFPDGVQGSPTPTAATQPGHPMVVDYVAVWESTSGGPTDPPGDGVDARSTIQGEDYQAQSGTSLETTTDTGGGRNVAQIANGDWLRFDGVEFGSTAAHQFRARVASGAAPGVSGLVEVRLGSPTAAPVASFAVANTGGWQNWRTVPANMSAVTGTHTVYLTFTSGQPADFVNLNWFTFSTS; encoded by the coding sequence GTGCACAACGCTGAGACCCCTCGACCGCCCCGGAGCAGACACCTCCGCCGACTGCTCGCCGTCCTCGGCGCGCTGGTCTTGCCCCTCGCCGTGCTCACCACGGCGACCACCCCCGCCCACGCCGACGTGCCGCCCACCCCCCAGGGCTGGAACCTCGTGTGGAGCGACGACTTCACCGGCGCCGCCGGCAGCCTCCCCGACTCGGGGAGGTGGATCGTGGACACCGGTACCTCCTACCCCGGCGGCCCGGCCAACTGGGGCACCGGCGAGGTCCAGACCTACACCTCCAACCCGCAGAACATCGGCCTCGACGGGCAGGGCAACCTGCGCATCACCCCCCGGCGCGACTCCTCGGGCCAGTGGACCTCCGCGCGCATCGAGACCCGCAAGGCCGACTTCAAACCCGCCGACGGCGAGACCCTGCGCATCGAGGGCCGCATCCAGGTGCCCAACGTCACGGGCCAGGCCGCCCTCGGCTACTGGCCGGCGTTCTGGGCGCTCGGCTCGCCCTACCGGGGCAACTACTGGAACTGGCCGGCCATCGGCGAGTTCGACATCATGGAGAACGTCAACGGGATCAACTCCGTCTGGGGCGTCCTGCACTGCGGGGTCAACCCGGGCGGCCCCTGCAACGAGACCAACGGACTCGGCGCCAGCCGGCCCTGCCCCGGGTCCACCTGCCAGTCCGGCTTCCACACCTACCGGTTCGAGTGGGACCGCGAGGGCTCCTCGGGCCAGCTGCGCTGGTACGTCGACGGCCAGCTCTACCACACCGTCACCCAGAGCCAGGTCGGCGCGACCGCCTGGAACGACATGACCAGCCACGCCGGCTACTTCATCCTGCTCAACGTCGCGATGGGCGGCGGGTTCCCCGACGGCGTGCAGGGCAGCCCCACGCCCACGGCCGCCACCCAGCCCGGCCACCCCATGGTGGTCGACTACGTCGCCGTGTGGGAGAGCACCTCGGGCGGGCCCACCGATCCCCCGGGCGACGGCGTGGACGCCCGCTCCACCATCCAGGGCGAGGACTACCAGGCGCAGTCGGGCACCTCGCTGGAGACGACCACCGACACCGGCGGCGGGCGCAACGTCGCCCAGATCGCCAACGGCGACTGGCTGCGCTTCGACGGCGTGGAGTTCGGATCGACCGCCGCCCACCAGTTCCGGGCCCGGGTCGCCTCGGGCGCGGCGCCGGGGGTGAGCGGCCTGGTCGAGGTGCGGCTGGGCAGCCCCACGGCCGCGCCGGTCGCCAGCTTCGCGGTGGCCAACACCGGCGGATGGCAGAACTGGCGCACGGTCCCGGCGAACATGAGCGCGGTGACCGGGACCCACACGGTCTACCTGACGTTCACCAGCGGCCAGCCGGCCGACTTCGTCAACCTGAACTGGTTCACGTTCTCGACCTCCTGA
- a CDS encoding VOC family protein translates to MTASLIVNLAVADLDRSVAFFTELGFGFNPALTDDNGACLVIGDNAYVMLLRPAYFSAFTKKGIADSATTAEAILAVTVDSRAEVDRIVNAALASGGSPANDPEEISGVYGWSFHDPDGHLWEVLNMDVPRGPRPGREG, encoded by the coding sequence ATGACCGCGTCGCTGATCGTGAACCTGGCCGTCGCCGACCTCGACCGCTCGGTGGCGTTCTTCACCGAGCTGGGGTTCGGCTTCAACCCCGCCCTCACCGACGACAACGGCGCCTGCCTGGTCATCGGTGACAACGCCTACGTCATGCTGCTGCGGCCCGCCTACTTCTCGGCGTTCACCAAGAAGGGCATCGCCGACAGCGCCACCACCGCCGAGGCGATCCTCGCGGTGACGGTCGACAGCCGCGCCGAGGTCGACCGCATCGTGAACGCGGCGCTGGCCTCGGGCGGCAGCCCCGCCAACGACCCCGAGGAGATCTCCGGGGTGTACGGCTGGAGCTTCCACGACCCCGACGGCCACCTGTGGGAGGTCCTGAACATGGACGTCCCGCGCGGCCCCCGCCCCGGGCGCGAGGGCTGA
- a CDS encoding ATP-binding protein, giving the protein MSARVSDRSPSQRSADPAFPHPRAAPALCAAAAALAAAWWAGAALPVAGSPPTAAAAAVLGALLCAALSATALLWAEAARARRRAAELERTLLAFAHEGVDLLWCDIQREGVRADEAVAAALERIGTADDTLRTLVRRVGAALGEGDRRGRCALAATAAAAARLQTGCTGLLALLRVLQDRYGDQDHVMADLFELDHRVCQAGRVADGIALLARGRTGRRWAAPITMESILRGAMGRIRDYRRVRIRSTGSAAVVGAAAEGVMQALAELMDNAAAFSPADTEVHVHVAERDTGVTVTVEDAGRGMRGRERRRAEQMVATPHDFTALTGARLGLAVAGAAAAEHGLRISFRPSALGGTGAVLLIPPHLVTTAPRYPLPAPSPHDGPVGAVPAPPRARVGDHRPVLEPAARAPLPRRRRGAALPAAGPVWPEPPAAPDDGEPGEPGRPGGDPAARFAAFRQAFGRGLGGPGPAAD; this is encoded by the coding sequence ATGTCAGCACGCGTGTCCGACCGCTCACCGTCGCAGCGCTCCGCGGACCCCGCCTTCCCGCACCCGCGCGCCGCCCCCGCCCTCTGCGCCGCGGCGGCCGCACTCGCCGCCGCGTGGTGGGCCGGAGCCGCCCTTCCCGTGGCCGGGAGCCCGCCCACCGCCGCCGCGGCGGCCGTGCTGGGCGCCCTGCTGTGCGCCGCCCTCTCCGCCACCGCCCTGCTGTGGGCCGAGGCCGCCCGCGCGCGGCGGCGCGCCGCCGAACTGGAGCGGACCCTGCTCGCGTTCGCCCACGAGGGCGTCGACCTGCTCTGGTGCGACATCCAGCGGGAGGGCGTCCGCGCCGACGAGGCCGTGGCCGCCGCCCTGGAGCGGATCGGCACCGCCGACGACACCCTGCGCACGCTCGTGCGCCGGGTCGGTGCGGCCCTGGGCGAGGGCGACCGGCGCGGCCGGTGCGCCCTGGCCGCCACGGCCGCCGCCGCGGCCCGCCTGCAGACGGGGTGCACCGGCCTGCTCGCGCTGCTGCGCGTGCTCCAGGACCGCTACGGCGACCAGGACCACGTCATGGCCGACCTCTTCGAACTCGACCACCGCGTCTGCCAGGCCGGCCGGGTCGCCGACGGAATCGCGCTCCTGGCGCGCGGCCGGACCGGGCGGCGCTGGGCCGCGCCCATCACCATGGAGAGCATCCTGCGCGGCGCCATGGGCCGCATCCGCGACTACCGGCGCGTGCGCATCCGCTCCACCGGCTCCGCCGCCGTCGTGGGCGCCGCCGCCGAGGGCGTGATGCAGGCCCTGGCCGAGCTGATGGACAACGCCGCCGCCTTCTCGCCCGCCGACACCGAGGTCCACGTCCACGTCGCGGAGCGCGACACCGGCGTCACGGTCACCGTCGAGGACGCCGGCCGCGGCATGCGCGGCCGCGAGCGCCGCCGCGCCGAGCAGATGGTCGCGACCCCGCACGACTTCACCGCCCTCACCGGCGCCCGCCTGGGCCTGGCCGTGGCGGGCGCGGCCGCCGCCGAGCACGGGCTGCGGATCTCCTTCCGCCCCTCGGCCCTCGGCGGCACCGGCGCCGTCCTGCTGATTCCGCCCCACCTGGTCACCACCGCCCCCCGCTACCCCCTGCCCGCCCCATCGCCGCACGACGGCCCCGTCGGCGCCGTGCCCGCGCCCCCGCGCGCCCGCGTAGGCGACCACCGCCCCGTCCTGGAGCCCGCCGCCCGCGCGCCGCTGCCCCGGCGCCGCCGCGGGGCGGCCCTGCCCGCCGCCGGACCCGTCTGGCCCGAGCCTCCGGCCGCGCCGGACGACGGTGAACCGGGTGAACCCGGTCGGCCCGGCGGCGACCCGGCCGCCCGGTTCGCCGCCTTCCGCCAGGCGTTCGGCCGCGGCCTCGGCGGCCCCGGCCCGGCCGCCGACTAA
- a CDS encoding LacI family DNA-binding transcriptional regulator has product MVGRRPTLEAVAARARVSRATVSRVVNGRTTVDPRMREAVLRAVDELGYVPNSAARSLVTRQTDSIALVVSEPPTRVFSDDPLFSLVVRTASNELEAAGKQVVLMLAGSPPAQARVEGYVAGGHVDGVMFVSMHGADPLPAAIARLGVPVVSYGRPAVEVDLPYADNDNAGGARQAVRHLLAAGRRRIAAIAGPQDMTAGQDRLTGYRDALGSVRHRPAVAVGDFTRDSGAEAMRRLLEDDPALDAVFAANDLMAIGALHTLRRAGRRVPDDVAVVGFDDIEAARFTDPPLTTVRHPVVEQATEMVRLLLTPAEQQGRTHVVLPTELVARESA; this is encoded by the coding sequence GTGGTCGGCAGGCGTCCCACCCTTGAGGCGGTCGCCGCCCGCGCGCGGGTGTCCCGGGCGACCGTCTCCCGCGTCGTCAACGGGCGCACCACCGTCGACCCGCGCATGCGCGAGGCCGTGCTGCGCGCCGTCGACGAACTGGGCTACGTGCCCAACTCCGCCGCGCGCAGCCTGGTCACCCGGCAGACCGACTCCATCGCGCTGGTCGTCTCCGAACCCCCCACCCGCGTGTTCTCCGACGACCCCCTGTTCTCGCTGGTGGTGCGCACCGCGAGCAACGAGCTGGAGGCGGCGGGCAAGCAGGTCGTGCTGATGCTGGCCGGGTCGCCCCCGGCGCAGGCCCGGGTCGAGGGCTACGTGGCCGGGGGGCACGTGGACGGCGTCATGTTCGTGTCGATGCACGGCGCCGACCCGCTGCCGGCCGCCATCGCCCGGCTGGGCGTGCCGGTGGTCTCCTACGGGCGGCCCGCCGTCGAGGTGGACCTGCCCTACGCCGACAACGACAACGCGGGCGGCGCCCGCCAGGCCGTGCGCCACCTCCTGGCGGCCGGGCGCCGGCGCATCGCCGCCATCGCCGGCCCGCAGGACATGACCGCCGGGCAGGACCGGCTCACCGGCTACCGCGACGCCCTGGGATCGGTGCGGCACCGGCCGGCCGTGGCGGTCGGCGACTTCACCCGCGACTCCGGCGCCGAGGCCATGCGCCGCCTGCTGGAGGACGACCCCGCCCTCGACGCCGTGTTCGCGGCCAACGACCTGATGGCCATCGGCGCCCTGCACACCCTGCGCAGGGCGGGCCGCCGGGTACCCGACGACGTGGCGGTGGTGGGGTTCGACGACATCGAGGCCGCGCGCTTCACCGACCCCCCGCTGACCACCGTCCGCCACCCCGTGGTCGAACAGGCGACGGAAATGGTGCGCCTCCTGCTGACCCCCGCCGAGCAGCAGGGCCGCACCCACGTGGTGCTGCCGACGGAACTCGTCGCGCGCGAGTCCGCCTGA
- a CDS encoding serine hydrolase domain-containing protein, translating to MFASLTTGCGRAPRRRAPALITLLTAAALTAAPVAPALAADAPGGSGGPAGGLTAEAVDAYMADYLDSAALPGASVAVTRGDEVVVTAGYGTDSTGAPMTARTPMGLASVSKAFTALAVMRLVEEGRVELDRRVTDYLPEFATADPRGSDITVRQLLTHTSGMSDRGFHEKSEPAPNSLRGAVERLRAAEMTAEPGARFSYHNPNFHVAARLVEEVSGQPFADYLDEHVYTPLGMDDTVTVDTAAEVFEAGTPTGHIAAFGVPFAVTEPTSFYNGAGGMVSTADDMAAWLIAQNNGGRGPEGESVLSAEGIAATHTPAAGVPDDTHGLGWEVAETGAGNPLVEHGGIQFTYTAYQALLPESGYGIAVMANTGLGRNDAQAITAGLIALAEGEEPPGPSSTALLAVDLVTGALAVAAAALGVRGVRRAGAWVEARRGRPAWATVLRLLPYAAVVGVAAGVNRLIAPLAAGRDLAWTHLFYLAPVAWTWLMVSALACLAVLAARGLRAARTRRSRAAG from the coding sequence GTGTTCGCTTCCCTGACTACGGGTTGTGGCCGCGCGCCGCGCCGCCGTGCCCCCGCCCTGATCACCCTGCTCACCGCCGCGGCCCTCACCGCCGCGCCCGTCGCGCCCGCCCTCGCCGCGGACGCCCCCGGCGGATCCGGGGGCCCGGCAGGCGGCCTGACCGCCGAGGCCGTGGACGCCTACATGGCCGACTACCTCGACTCGGCCGCGCTGCCGGGCGCATCGGTCGCGGTGACCCGCGGCGACGAGGTGGTGGTCACCGCCGGCTACGGCACCGACTCCACCGGCGCGCCGATGACCGCCCGCACCCCCATGGGGCTGGCCTCGGTGAGCAAGGCGTTCACCGCGCTGGCCGTCATGCGGCTGGTGGAGGAGGGCCGGGTGGAGCTGGACCGGCGGGTCACCGACTACCTGCCGGAGTTCGCCACCGCCGACCCGCGCGGCTCCGACATCACCGTCCGGCAGCTGCTCACCCACACCTCCGGCATGTCCGACCGCGGCTTCCACGAGAAGAGCGAGCCCGCGCCCAACTCCCTGCGCGGCGCCGTGGAGCGGCTGCGCGCCGCCGAGATGACCGCCGAACCCGGCGCCCGGTTCTCCTACCACAACCCCAACTTCCACGTCGCCGCGCGCCTGGTGGAGGAGGTGTCCGGGCAGCCGTTCGCCGACTACCTGGACGAGCACGTCTACACGCCGCTGGGGATGGACGACACCGTCACCGTCGACACCGCGGCCGAGGTGTTCGAGGCGGGTACGCCCACCGGCCACATCGCGGCCTTCGGGGTCCCCTTCGCCGTCACCGAGCCCACGAGCTTCTACAACGGCGCCGGCGGCATGGTCAGCACCGCCGACGACATGGCCGCCTGGCTCATCGCGCAGAACAACGGGGGCCGCGGGCCCGAGGGCGAGAGCGTGCTGTCGGCCGAGGGGATCGCGGCCACCCACACCCCCGCCGCCGGCGTCCCCGACGACACCCACGGCCTGGGCTGGGAGGTGGCCGAGACCGGCGCCGGCAACCCGCTGGTGGAGCACGGCGGCATCCAGTTCACCTACACCGCCTACCAGGCGCTGCTGCCCGAAAGCGGCTACGGGATCGCGGTCATGGCCAACACCGGTCTGGGGCGCAACGACGCCCAGGCCATCACGGCCGGGCTGATCGCCCTGGCCGAGGGCGAAGAGCCGCCGGGCCCCTCCTCGACCGCCCTGCTGGCCGTGGACCTGGTGACCGGGGCGCTGGCGGTGGCCGCGGCGGCCCTGGGCGTGCGCGGCGTGCGCCGTGCGGGCGCGTGGGTGGAGGCCCGGCGCGGCCGCCCGGCGTGGGCCACGGTCCTGCGGCTGCTGCCCTACGCGGCGGTGGTGGGCGTGGCCGCGGGGGTCAACCGGCTGATCGCGCCGCTGGCGGCGGGCCGGGACCTGGCCTGGACCCACCTGTTCTACCTCGCCCCGGTGGCGTGGACGTGGCTGATGGTCAGCGCCCTGGCCTGCCTGGCCGTCCTGGCCGCGCGCGGCCTGCGGGCGGCCAGGACGCGGCGGTCCCGCGCCGCGGGTTGA
- a CDS encoding oxygenase MpaB family protein yields the protein MHTPSDLALPAAHRVFGEAVLLGGAGTAVLLQIAHPSVAQGVADHSDFAHRPLDRLRGTLVFVYTQMFGTPEEADRVARIVRAIHTRVTGPGYDARDPDLQVWVAATLYHCNLRLYEMVFGPLPEADRDDVYRRSAVFATSLGCPADRWPATRADFDAYWAGAVARLAVSDAARGTARTLFAPPNRALRPLTAAQRFLTAGLLPEDVRRQYGLEWDPARQRRFDRLVRLVRAWYPRLPRAVRTLPRDAYLWDMRRRGGWKRRPPNRGAARAAARRRRAAEQGRAA from the coding sequence GTGCACACCCCTTCCGACCTCGCGCTCCCCGCTGCCCATCGGGTCTTCGGCGAGGCGGTGCTCCTGGGCGGAGCCGGCACGGCCGTGCTGCTGCAGATCGCCCACCCCTCGGTCGCCCAGGGGGTGGCCGACCACAGCGACTTCGCCCACCGCCCGCTGGACCGCCTGCGCGGCACGCTCGTGTTCGTCTACACCCAGATGTTCGGTACCCCCGAGGAGGCCGACCGGGTGGCCCGGATCGTGCGCGCCATCCACACGCGGGTCACCGGCCCCGGCTACGACGCCCGCGACCCCGACCTCCAGGTGTGGGTAGCCGCCACCCTCTACCACTGCAACCTGCGGCTGTATGAGATGGTCTTCGGCCCGCTGCCCGAGGCGGACCGCGACGACGTCTACCGGCGCTCGGCCGTCTTCGCCACCAGCCTGGGCTGCCCCGCCGACCGCTGGCCGGCCACCCGAGCCGACTTCGACGCCTACTGGGCCGGCGCGGTCGCCCGCCTCGCGGTGAGCGACGCCGCCCGCGGCACCGCGCGCACCCTGTTCGCGCCGCCCAACCGGGCGCTGCGCCCGCTGACCGCGGCCCAGCGCTTCCTCACCGCCGGGCTGCTGCCCGAGGACGTGCGCCGCCAGTACGGCCTGGAGTGGGACCCCGCCCGGCAGCGCCGGTTCGACCGGCTGGTACGCCTGGTCCGCGCCTGGTACCCCCGGCTGCCGCGCGCGGTGCGGACCCTGCCGCGCGACGCCTACCTGTGGGACATGCGCCGCCGGGGCGGCTGGAAGCGGCGTCCGCCCAACCGCGGCGCCGCCCGCGCCGCGGCCCGCCGCCGACGCGCGGCCGAGCAGGGGCGCGCGGCCTAG
- a CDS encoding SDR family oxidoreductase — protein MAKTERILVTGATGNVGRHVVRRLLEEGRPVRVLTRDPARAVFPEGVEVVTGDLADPESVRPALAGAGAVFLLWPTLRADHAADRTVPLLAEGGRRVVYLSARGVPDTGSGEEAEGVMASHQMIERLLRESGADWTFVRPGGFAANVAPWFEELRDTGEVAMAHPGLTRALIHEADIAEVAVRALVEDGHSGAAYEITGPEALTQEEQARAIAETLGVPVRIRILTEEEAVERMVAAGYPRELSESILAGQAAMLTNPDTPTPVFEQVVGRKARDFRSWAADRARAPQPR, from the coding sequence ATGGCCAAGACCGAGCGGATCCTGGTGACCGGCGCGACCGGCAACGTCGGACGGCACGTGGTGCGCCGGCTGCTGGAGGAGGGCCGGCCGGTGCGGGTGCTGACGCGCGACCCCGCGCGCGCCGTGTTCCCCGAGGGGGTGGAGGTCGTCACCGGCGACCTGGCCGACCCCGAGAGCGTGCGCCCGGCCCTGGCCGGCGCGGGCGCGGTGTTCCTGCTGTGGCCCACCCTGAGGGCCGACCACGCGGCCGACCGGACCGTGCCGCTGCTGGCGGAGGGCGGCCGGCGGGTGGTCTACCTGTCGGCGCGGGGCGTGCCCGACACCGGCTCCGGGGAGGAGGCCGAGGGAGTCATGGCCTCGCACCAGATGATCGAGCGCCTGCTGCGGGAGTCCGGCGCCGACTGGACCTTCGTGCGGCCCGGCGGGTTCGCCGCCAACGTGGCCCCCTGGTTCGAGGAGCTGCGCGACACCGGCGAGGTGGCGATGGCCCATCCCGGGCTGACCCGCGCGCTCATCCACGAGGCCGACATCGCCGAGGTGGCGGTGCGCGCGCTCGTGGAGGACGGGCACAGCGGCGCCGCCTACGAGATCACCGGTCCCGAGGCGCTGACGCAGGAGGAGCAGGCCCGCGCCATCGCCGAGACGCTGGGCGTGCCGGTCCGCATCCGCATCCTCACCGAGGAGGAGGCGGTGGAGCGCATGGTGGCGGCCGGCTACCCGCGCGAACTGAGCGAGTCGATCCTGGCGGGGCAGGCGGCCATGCTCACCAACCCCGACACCCCCACCCCGGTGTTCGAGCAGGTCGTCGGGCGCAAGGCGCGCGACTTCCGCTCCTGGGCGGCCGACCGCGCCCGCGCCCCGCAGCCGAGGTGA